A genome region from Ottowia testudinis includes the following:
- a CDS encoding lysophospholipid acyltransferase family protein — protein MSEHLPVPIQAPDSPAKVRILARRAAAWCTGQAIIGFARLLTGVRALLAPGASLQAVPTLYFANHSSHGDFVLLWATLPPELRDNTRPVAGEDYWLASRLRRFIGHDVFNALMIRRQPATADAPEAPADPVAQMVRALEAGSSLIMFPEGTRNTTDAVMLPLKSGLFHLARQCPQARLVPVWIENLRRVLPKGELLPIPLACSVRYGAPIVLGADEDKAAFLARARQAMLDLRPDHQRQAEHGDAAQEEAA, from the coding sequence ATGAGCGAACACCTCCCCGTGCCGATCCAGGCGCCGGACTCTCCTGCCAAGGTACGCATCCTGGCGCGCCGCGCGGCCGCCTGGTGCACGGGCCAGGCCATCATCGGCTTTGCGCGGCTGCTGACCGGCGTGCGTGCGCTGCTGGCGCCCGGCGCCAGTTTGCAGGCCGTGCCCACGCTGTACTTCGCCAACCACAGCAGCCACGGCGATTTCGTGCTGCTGTGGGCCACCCTGCCGCCCGAGCTGCGCGACAACACGCGTCCGGTGGCGGGCGAGGACTATTGGTTGGCGTCGCGGCTGCGCCGCTTCATCGGGCACGACGTGTTCAACGCGCTGATGATCCGCCGCCAGCCGGCCACCGCCGACGCGCCCGAAGCGCCCGCCGACCCGGTGGCGCAAATGGTCCGGGCGCTGGAAGCAGGCTCCTCGCTCATCATGTTTCCCGAGGGCACGCGCAACACCACCGACGCGGTGATGCTGCCGCTGAAAAGCGGGCTGTTTCACTTGGCGCGCCAGTGCCCGCAAGCGCGGCTGGTGCCGGTGTGGATAGAGAACCTGCGCCGCGTGCTGCCCAAGGGCGAGTTGCTGCCGATTCCGCTGGCCTGCTCGGTGCGCTACGGCGCGCCCATTGTTCTGGGCGCGGACGAGGACAAAGCCGCTTTTCTGGCGCGCGCTCGGCAGGCCATGCTGGATCTGCGGCCCGATCATCAGCGCCAGGCCGAGCACGGCGACGCCGCCCAGGAGGAGGCCGCATGA
- a CDS encoding sensor histidine kinase: MKTAFGWLRRNALYVALLLSLASSLVCLVLSLAQPSVGWRLQPVPGVAATAPAGLEIHAVVMRGRSEAAGLTPGMVVLALGLPEAEPLTLMARDKMEDPDLLHSYSDWGDFYARQDRLASIMRAPQVLVTVVRPDQPPERVTLQPRTYRLLGSLPWSFWGQLLIGALAMLAAGWVVSVYPGSPSTLFTALSSFFVMTAAHSAAVFSSRELALPSGLFHALSVVNHASSVLALVALVLLLANYPRRLPRGSLPLTGIFVLAPTLLAWIAADAAWWLPSPNWGSRAIQTLMIGATLVNLARQFGIARGEPRLLRAVCGTAILLLCGTTLLVVLLEVLPMFGAMPPASQALIYTLVLLSNLGIVWSTRHLRPYDLDEWTLQAFAALAGAAGVWALHRGLVVLRIMEDSTALIVVLLVCWLAYVPLYRWLSRTYLRRAQPSLEDLTGDVLLIGLMRPVERLAAWRWMLARLFNSLCEEADAAAHEARANLSKAALLPGGEMLWVPPTAGMPAVLLRERGQVRRRFNEQDRRLAQRLCGLVGQLIATREAYGRGANDERLRIADDLHDDLGAKLLSLVHASDAPSGAAGVARLAREALEEMRLSVRHLKAQPAPLADVLADWRSETVARLTAAGIDVDWDAHLPGRPQVFSARTSSQLTRVLRETVSNLIRHSGASHCRVLLQVTEAELQLELEDNGRGMDPVAVALSVGHGLANIERRVRRLGGSHRFVTGALGGTLLLMRVPLEPAAPLLLMED, encoded by the coding sequence TTGAAGACGGCGTTTGGCTGGCTGCGCCGCAACGCGTTGTATGTGGCGCTGCTGCTGTCGCTGGCATCAAGCCTGGTGTGCTTGGTGCTCAGCCTGGCGCAACCTTCGGTCGGCTGGCGCTTACAGCCGGTGCCCGGCGTTGCCGCCACGGCGCCGGCCGGGCTGGAAATTCACGCAGTCGTCATGCGCGGCCGCTCCGAGGCGGCGGGCCTGACCCCCGGCATGGTGGTGCTGGCGCTCGGTCTGCCAGAGGCGGAGCCGCTCACCCTGATGGCACGCGACAAGATGGAAGACCCGGACTTGCTGCACAGCTACAGCGACTGGGGGGATTTTTACGCGCGGCAGGATCGGCTGGCCAGCATCATGCGCGCGCCGCAGGTACTGGTGACCGTGGTGCGTCCGGATCAACCGCCCGAGCGCGTGACGCTGCAGCCGCGAACCTACCGGCTGCTGGGCAGCCTGCCGTGGTCTTTTTGGGGCCAGTTGTTGATCGGCGCGCTGGCGATGCTGGCCGCCGGCTGGGTGGTCAGCGTGTACCCGGGCTCGCCGAGCACGCTCTTCACCGCCCTGTCCAGTTTCTTCGTGATGACGGCCGCGCATTCGGCGGCGGTTTTCAGCAGCCGTGAACTGGCATTGCCCAGCGGCCTGTTCCATGCGCTGTCGGTGGTCAATCACGCCAGCTCGGTGCTGGCGCTGGTGGCGCTGGTGCTGCTGCTGGCGAATTACCCCAGGCGCCTGCCGCGAGGGAGCTTGCCGCTGACGGGGATATTCGTGCTGGCCCCCACGCTGCTGGCGTGGATCGCGGCCGACGCCGCCTGGTGGCTGCCCTCGCCCAACTGGGGCAGCCGCGCGATCCAGACGCTGATGATCGGCGCCACGCTGGTTAATTTGGCGCGGCAGTTCGGGATCGCGCGCGGCGAGCCGCGGTTGCTGCGCGCCGTGTGCGGCACCGCCATATTGCTGTTGTGCGGCACGACGCTGCTTGTGGTGTTGCTGGAGGTGCTGCCCATGTTCGGCGCCATGCCGCCAGCGTCGCAAGCGCTCATTTACACCCTGGTGTTGCTGTCCAACCTGGGCATTGTCTGGAGCACGCGCCATCTGCGGCCCTACGACCTGGACGAATGGACGCTGCAGGCGTTTGCCGCGCTGGCTGGCGCCGCCGGCGTGTGGGCCTTGCACCGCGGCCTGGTGGTGCTGCGGATCATGGAGGACTCGACGGCGCTGATCGTGGTGCTGCTCGTCTGCTGGCTGGCCTACGTGCCGCTGTACCGTTGGCTCAGCCGCACCTACTTGCGGCGTGCGCAGCCCAGCCTGGAAGACCTGACCGGCGACGTCCTGCTGATCGGCTTGATGCGTCCCGTGGAGCGCTTGGCCGCCTGGCGCTGGATGCTGGCGCGCTTGTTCAACAGTCTGTGCGAGGAGGCGGACGCCGCGGCGCATGAGGCGCGCGCGAATCTGTCCAAGGCGGCGTTGTTGCCGGGTGGCGAGATGCTTTGGGTGCCGCCGACGGCCGGCATGCCGGCCGTGCTGTTGCGCGAGCGCGGCCAAGTTAGGCGCCGCTTCAACGAGCAAGACCGGCGCCTGGCACAGCGCCTGTGCGGCCTGGTGGGCCAGTTGATCGCCACGCGCGAGGCCTACGGGCGCGGCGCCAATGACGAACGGCTGCGCATCGCCGACGACCTGCACGACGACCTGGGCGCCAAGCTCTTGTCGCTGGTGCACGCCAGTGACGCGCCGTCCGGTGCTGCCGGCGTGGCGCGGCTGGCGCGCGAGGCGCTGGAGGAAATGCGGCTCTCGGTGCGCCATCTGAAGGCCCAACCGGCCCCTCTGGCCGACGTGCTGGCCGATTGGCGCTCCGAGACGGTGGCGCGTCTGACCGCCGCGGGCATCGACGTCGATTGGGACGCCCATCTGCCGGGGCGCCCGCAGGTCTTCTCGGCGCGCACCTCGTCGCAGCTGACGCGCGTGCTGCGCGAGACGGTGTCCAACCTCATCCGCCACAGCGGCGCCAGCCATTGCCGCGTGCTGCTGCAAGTCACCGAAGCCGAGTTGCAACTGGAGCTGGAGGACAACGGGCGCGGCATGGATCCGGTCGCCGTGGCACTTTCTGTGGGCCACGGCTTGGCCAACATCGAACGCCGCGTGCGCCGCCTGGGCGGCTCGCACCGTTTCGTCACCGGCGCGCTGGGCGGCACCTTGCTGTTGATGCGCGTACCGCTGGAGCCGGCCGCACCGCTGCTGCTGATGGAAGACTGA
- the ruvA gene encoding Holliday junction branch migration protein RuvA, whose amino-acid sequence MIGRLTGQLAEKNPPQILIDCQGVGYEVWVPMSTFYNLPVLGEKLALLTHFVVREDAQLLYGFGSQGERAAFRELIKISGIGPRMALAVLSGMSVADLAHAITAQDAARLVKVPGIGKKTAERLLLELKGKLGADLGTPQAPASDAQADIQQALLALGYSDKEAAAALKGLAPDVGVSEGIKLALKSLAR is encoded by the coding sequence GTGATCGGACGCCTCACCGGCCAGTTGGCCGAGAAGAATCCACCCCAAATCCTGATCGACTGTCAAGGCGTCGGCTATGAGGTGTGGGTGCCGATGAGCACCTTCTACAACCTTCCGGTGCTGGGCGAAAAGCTCGCGCTGCTGACGCACTTCGTGGTGCGCGAGGACGCCCAGTTGCTGTACGGCTTCGGCAGCCAGGGCGAGCGCGCGGCGTTTCGCGAACTGATCAAGATCAGTGGTATCGGCCCCCGCATGGCGCTGGCGGTGCTCTCGGGCATGAGCGTGGCCGATCTGGCGCATGCCATCACGGCACAGGACGCCGCGCGCCTCGTCAAGGTGCCCGGCATCGGCAAGAAAACGGCCGAACGCTTGCTGCTGGAGCTCAAGGGCAAGCTTGGCGCCGACCTGGGCACGCCGCAAGCGCCCGCCAGCGATGCTCAGGCCGACATCCAGCAGGCCTTGCTGGCGCTGGGCTACAGCGACAAGGAAGCCGCCGCCGCGCTCAAGGGCCTGGCACCCGATGTCGGCGTGAGCGAGGGCATCAAGTTGGCGCTGAAGTCGTTGGCGCGGTAA
- the ruvB gene encoding Holliday junction branch migration DNA helicase RuvB, which produces MTIHTDDFALPGGNAAPRVVSAAATSPREEALERALRPKLLDEYVGQAKAREQLEIFIGAARKRGEALDHVLLFGPPGLGKTTLSHIIAHELGVNLRQTSGPVLEKPKDLAALLTNLEKNDVLFIDEIHRLSPVVEEILYPALEDYQIDIMIGEGPAARSIKLDLQPFTLVGATTRAGMLTNPLRDRFGIVARLEFYTPDELARIVTRSAGLLNVQADAAGAFEIARRSRGTPRIANRLLRRVRDFAEVKGDGHISKKIAHDALAMLDVDPEGFDVMDRKLLEAVIHRFDGGPVGLDNIAASIGEEAGTIEDVIEPYLIQQGFLQRTPRGRVATLAAYRHLGVAAPQAGDVGLFGA; this is translated from the coding sequence ATGACCATCCACACGGACGATTTCGCTCTGCCAGGCGGCAACGCGGCGCCACGCGTGGTGTCAGCTGCCGCCACCTCGCCGCGCGAGGAGGCGCTGGAGCGCGCGCTGCGGCCCAAGCTGCTGGATGAATACGTCGGCCAGGCCAAGGCGCGCGAGCAGCTGGAGATCTTCATCGGCGCCGCCCGCAAGCGCGGCGAGGCGCTCGATCACGTGCTGCTGTTCGGCCCGCCGGGCCTGGGCAAAACCACGCTGTCGCACATCATCGCCCACGAACTCGGCGTCAATTTGCGTCAAACCAGCGGCCCGGTGCTCGAAAAACCCAAGGACCTGGCGGCGCTGCTGACCAACCTTGAGAAGAACGACGTCCTGTTCATCGACGAGATCCACCGGCTGAGTCCGGTGGTGGAAGAAATCCTCTACCCCGCGCTGGAGGATTATCAGATCGACATCATGATCGGCGAAGGCCCGGCCGCGCGCTCGATCAAGCTTGATCTGCAGCCCTTCACGCTGGTCGGCGCCACCACGCGCGCCGGCATGCTCACCAACCCGCTGCGCGACCGCTTCGGCATCGTGGCGCGACTGGAGTTCTACACCCCCGACGAACTGGCGCGCATCGTCACGCGCTCGGCCGGCCTGCTGAACGTGCAGGCCGATGCGGCGGGCGCTTTCGAGATCGCCCGCCGCAGCCGCGGCACGCCGCGCATCGCCAACCGCCTGCTGCGCCGCGTGCGCGACTTTGCCGAGGTCAAGGGCGATGGGCACATCTCCAAAAAGATAGCGCACGACGCCCTCGCCATGCTCGACGTCGACCCGGAAGGCTTCGACGTGATGGACCGCAAGCTGCTGGAGGCGGTGATCCACCGCTTCGACGGTGGCCCGGTGGGGCTGGACAACATCGCCGCCAGCATTGGCGAGGAGGCCGGCACCATCGAGGACGTGATCGAGCCTTATCTGATCCAGCAGGGCTTTTTGCAGCGCACCCCGCGCGGGCGTGTCGCCACGCTGGCGGCGTACCGGCACCTGGGGGTGGCGGCGCCGCAGGCTGGAGATGTGGGCTTGTTCGGCGCATGA
- a CDS encoding response regulator transcription factor, with protein MNALLVVEDLPDIRAWLVDAARIAFPDCEVVAVGRCREGVAEVMARRFNVALIDLELPDGSGVAVIQALRNHQPQAVSVVVTIHDDDDHLFPALQAGAFGYLLKESPRDALVVQLQRMTQGEPPLSPSIARRVLNYFSSGGPRGFELGRFDAEEVALNARETEILQRVAKGYTLPEIAGQLGLSRHTVADYVKQIYRKLNVSSRAEAALEAARRGLVR; from the coding sequence ATGAATGCATTGCTTGTCGTTGAGGATCTGCCGGATATTCGCGCTTGGCTGGTCGATGCCGCGCGCATCGCCTTTCCGGATTGCGAGGTGGTGGCCGTGGGGCGCTGCCGAGAAGGCGTGGCCGAGGTCATGGCGCGCCGCTTCAACGTTGCACTGATCGATCTGGAGCTGCCCGATGGCAGCGGTGTCGCCGTCATCCAGGCGCTGCGCAACCACCAGCCGCAGGCGGTATCGGTGGTGGTCACCATCCACGACGACGACGATCACCTGTTTCCGGCCTTGCAGGCCGGTGCCTTTGGCTACCTGCTGAAAGAGTCGCCGCGCGATGCGCTGGTGGTGCAATTGCAGCGCATGACCCAGGGCGAGCCGCCGCTGTCGCCCTCGATCGCGCGGCGGGTGCTGAACTATTTCAGCAGCGGCGGCCCGCGCGGCTTCGAGCTGGGGCGCTTCGACGCCGAGGAGGTGGCGCTCAACGCGCGCGAGACGGAGATTCTGCAGCGCGTGGCCAAGGGCTACACGCTGCCCGAAATCGCTGGCCAACTGGGCCTGTCGCGCCACACGGTGGCCGATTACGTCAAGCAGATTTACCGCAAGCTCAACGTCTCGTCACGCGCCGAGGCGGCGCTGGAGGCGGCGCGGCGCGGGCTGGTGAGATAG
- a CDS encoding phosphatidate cytidylyltransferase has protein sequence MSTTAWLFLSATALLLLASLAGAALKWRVAEGQPNATIDHLNARIRAWWITVGVLGLAFAFGKGGVIVLFFLISFYALREFYSLTDTRQGDHLALAAAFYIGLPAQYYLIGIEWYGLYSIFIPVYAFLVLPILASAGGDTTRFLERTAKVQWGLMVCVFCISHVPALLTLEIPGYEGRNLLLIAFLVIVVQGSDALQYMWGKLLGRRKLAPTLSPSKTWEGVIGGVASASVLGALLWWITPFAPWQAALMALTICMMGLFGGLVMSAIKRDRGVKDWGDLIEGHGGMLDQVDSVIFAAPVFFHLLRYGWVT, from the coding sequence ATGAGCACGACGGCTTGGCTTTTTCTGAGCGCAACTGCCCTGCTGCTGCTGGCGTCGCTGGCCGGCGCGGCACTGAAGTGGCGCGTGGCTGAAGGGCAGCCCAACGCCACCATCGACCACCTGAACGCCCGCATTCGCGCCTGGTGGATCACGGTGGGCGTGCTGGGGTTGGCTTTTGCGTTTGGCAAGGGCGGCGTGATCGTGTTGTTTTTTCTGATCTCGTTCTACGCGCTGCGCGAGTTCTACAGCCTGACCGACACACGGCAGGGCGATCACCTGGCGCTGGCCGCCGCGTTCTACATCGGGCTGCCGGCACAGTACTACCTGATTGGGATCGAGTGGTATGGCCTCTACAGCATCTTTATCCCGGTGTACGCCTTTTTGGTGCTGCCCATCCTGGCGTCGGCCGGCGGCGACACCACGCGCTTTTTGGAGCGCACGGCCAAGGTGCAATGGGGCCTGATGGTGTGCGTGTTCTGCATCAGCCACGTGCCCGCGCTGCTGACGCTGGAAATTCCTGGCTACGAAGGCCGCAATCTGCTGTTGATTGCCTTTCTGGTCATCGTGGTGCAGGGCAGCGACGCTTTGCAATACATGTGGGGCAAACTGCTTGGCCGCCGCAAGCTGGCACCCACGCTGTCACCCTCAAAGACGTGGGAGGGGGTGATTGGCGGGGTGGCCAGCGCTTCGGTATTGGGCGCCCTGCTGTGGTGGATCACGCCCTTCGCCCCCTGGCAAGCGGCACTGATGGCGCTGACGATTTGCATGATGGGCTTGTTCGGCGGGCTGGTCATGTCGGCCATCAAGCGCGACCGCGGCGTGAAGGACTGGGGCGACCTGATCGAAGGCCACGGCGGCATGCTCGACCAGGTGGATTCGGTCATCTTCGCCGCGCCGGTTTTCTTTCACTTGCTGCGTTATGGCTGGGTGACTTGA
- a CDS encoding trypsin-like serine peptidase codes for MLKEKRMANQYFLGVAFAATLGLAACGGSDSPAPAPAPAPAPAPAPAPAPAPAPAPAPAPAPAPAPAPAPAPAPAPAPARDRIEPLDTANLPRSAQGKTEAKAASRLPAGASVPRVALGPLIEAKRAVSASKGTPLQIGSGRDVRATAEPLDMAQRWRWHRLPDGSKVAAIAFAAEGAQALRLGVLVQSLPEGAVLRFYGSDGKVREMRAADLAALRQTNEAAGLAGDAARMVWGPDTTGELSTLEVQLPAGASVDQLRLAVPQLSHLTQTVAQASDGLVKATSDIGDAGRCNVDITCSSNYQSESRSVAKMVYTELGNTYLCTGTLLNDTRNSQTPYLLTAAHCIADQATASTLLTYWFFRAQSCNSSPKFDSNAFELDGGAHLLYTRRTVDTTLLKLRAQPPAGVVYAGSYFGAGVGPGADVLGVHHPSGDLQKMSLGSVRAFVSCSRFDSAGTTNCDDATRDTGAMFSVRWREGVTEGGSSGSAIFAQAGGSTRYVVGALSSGSSTCQNPTGTDSYGRFEWSFADGVKDWLTR; via the coding sequence GTGCTGAAGGAAAAAAGAATGGCGAATCAGTATTTTCTAGGCGTTGCTTTTGCCGCCACCCTGGGCTTGGCCGCTTGTGGGGGCAGCGATTCGCCCGCACCTGCACCTGCGCCTGCACCTGCACCCGCACCCGCACCTGCGCCTGCGCCCGCACCCGCACCCGCGCCTGCGCCTGCGCCCGCACCCGCACCCGCACCCGCACCCGCACCCGCGCCTGCGCCCGCACCCGCACCCGCACGCGATCGCATCGAGCCGCTCGACACCGCCAATCTGCCACGCAGCGCGCAGGGCAAGACCGAGGCAAAGGCAGCGAGCCGGTTGCCTGCCGGTGCCAGCGTGCCGCGTGTAGCGCTCGGTCCGTTGATCGAGGCCAAACGAGCGGTATCGGCCAGCAAAGGCACGCCGCTGCAGATCGGGTCCGGCCGCGATGTGCGCGCCACCGCCGAGCCTCTTGACATGGCACAGCGGTGGCGTTGGCATCGTCTGCCCGATGGTTCCAAGGTGGCGGCGATTGCTTTCGCCGCTGAAGGGGCGCAGGCGCTTCGTTTGGGCGTCTTGGTGCAGTCACTGCCCGAGGGCGCCGTGCTTCGTTTTTATGGCAGCGACGGCAAAGTGCGCGAAATGCGGGCAGCCGATCTTGCCGCGCTTCGCCAGACCAACGAGGCGGCTGGCCTGGCCGGAGATGCGGCGCGCATGGTCTGGGGGCCCGACACCACGGGCGAGCTGAGCACTCTGGAAGTGCAGTTGCCTGCGGGCGCAAGCGTCGACCAACTGCGTCTGGCCGTCCCACAGCTGTCGCACTTGACGCAGACCGTGGCCCAGGCCAGCGATGGCTTGGTCAAGGCCACATCGGACATCGGGGACGCTGGCCGCTGCAACGTCGACATCACGTGCAGCAGCAACTACCAATCCGAGAGCCGCTCGGTGGCGAAAATGGTGTACACCGAGCTTGGGAACACCTACCTCTGCACCGGTACACTGCTGAACGACACGCGCAACAGCCAGACCCCCTATTTGCTGACGGCGGCACATTGCATTGCGGATCAGGCCACGGCCTCCACATTGCTGACGTACTGGTTTTTCCGGGCTCAGTCGTGCAACAGCTCGCCCAAGTTTGATTCCAACGCCTTTGAACTCGACGGTGGCGCGCATCTGCTCTACACGCGCAGGACCGTCGACACAACCTTGCTCAAGCTCCGCGCGCAACCGCCAGCGGGTGTCGTCTATGCAGGTTCATACTTCGGCGCGGGCGTGGGGCCGGGTGCCGACGTCCTGGGCGTGCATCACCCTTCTGGCGATCTGCAGAAGATGAGCCTGGGTTCGGTTCGCGCGTTTGTCAGTTGCTCGCGATTCGACAGCGCGGGAACCACAAATTGCGACGACGCGACCCGCGATACCGGAGCCATGTTCAGCGTGCGCTGGCGCGAGGGCGTCACCGAGGGCGGCAGCAGCGGCTCGGCCATCTTCGCGCAGGCTGGAGGAAGCACGCGCTACGTGGTTGGCGCTCTCAGCTCCGGCAGCAGCACTTGCCAAAATCCCACCGGAACGGACTCCTATGGCCGGTTCGAATGGTCGTTCGCGGACGGGGTCAAGGATTGGCTGACGCGTTAG
- a CDS encoding I78 family peptidase inhibitor, which translates to MRFTLISWPLACGPLLALAACSGSGAPAGNGTGAAPEPPTVRQVNSGQPPANRCDAQAAQSWVGQPFGPATLEQARAAAGADEARMLRPDSMITKEYKVGRLNVVVGADNRITRVHCG; encoded by the coding sequence ATGCGATTCACCCTGATTTCCTGGCCCCTGGCCTGCGGCCCGCTGCTGGCGCTCGCTGCTTGCAGCGGCTCCGGAGCGCCGGCCGGCAACGGCACCGGCGCCGCCCCTGAGCCGCCCACCGTCCGCCAGGTGAACAGCGGCCAACCGCCGGCCAACCGCTGCGACGCCCAGGCCGCGCAATCATGGGTGGGTCAGCCCTTTGGCCCGGCCACGCTCGAGCAGGCGCGGGCCGCGGCCGGCGCGGACGAGGCGCGCATGCTGCGCCCCGACAGCATGATCACGAAGGAGTACAAAGTCGGCCGGCTTAATGTCGTGGTGGGCGCGGACAACCGCATCACCCGCGTGCATTGCGGCTGA
- a CDS encoding creatininase family protein, whose protein sequence is MTARPHLPPRSRQWSDLITTDFASIDLARAIAVLPLGATEQHGPHLPLSVDANLAHSMVHVATTHLPPDLPALFLPVQRIGHSPEHAGFAGTLSLKAETVMRLWTDIAESVSASGVNKLVLFNTHGGNVGLMDVVARELRTRMGMLVYSVSWFNLPLKNASGEDLMARFSADEQRFGVHGGQIETAMMLALKPRLVRQSKAQDFKSASQQRAADFAILGDGKSAKLAWAAQDLNTEGAAGNAAAAKVDDGLALVDAAGRALAALLVEIDRLPPHTLRRR, encoded by the coding sequence ATGACTGCCCGCCCGCACCTGCCACCGCGCAGCCGCCAGTGGTCCGACCTGATCACCACCGACTTCGCGTCGATCGACCTGGCGCGCGCCATTGCCGTGCTGCCACTGGGCGCGACCGAGCAGCACGGCCCGCATCTGCCACTGTCGGTCGACGCCAACCTGGCGCACAGCATGGTGCACGTGGCCACCACGCACCTGCCGCCCGATCTGCCAGCGCTGTTTCTGCCGGTGCAACGCATTGGCCACAGCCCCGAGCACGCGGGCTTTGCCGGCACGCTGAGCCTGAAGGCCGAGACCGTGATGCGTCTGTGGACGGACATTGCCGAAAGCGTGTCGGCCAGCGGCGTGAACAAGCTGGTGCTGTTCAACACCCACGGCGGCAATGTCGGCCTGATGGACGTGGTCGCGCGCGAGTTGCGCACGCGGATGGGCATGCTGGTGTACAGCGTGAGCTGGTTCAACCTGCCCCTGAAAAACGCCAGCGGCGAAGACCTGATGGCGCGCTTTTCGGCCGACGAACAGCGCTTTGGCGTGCACGGCGGCCAGATCGAAACGGCCATGATGCTGGCGCTCAAGCCCCGGCTGGTGCGGCAATCGAAGGCGCAGGATTTCAAATCCGCCTCGCAGCAGCGGGCGGCCGACTTTGCCATCCTCGGCGATGGAAAAAGCGCCAAGCTCGCGTGGGCGGCGCAGGACTTGAACACCGAGGGCGCGGCTGGCAACGCCGCGGCCGCCAAGGTCGACGACGGTCTGGCGCTGGTCGACGCCGCCGGCCGCGCGCTGGCCGCGCTGCTGGTCGAGATCGACCGCCTGCCGCCCCATACACTGCGCAGGCGCTGA
- a CDS encoding PhoH family protein, with the protein MILRHTFTPLNNTRLANLCGPTDEHLRSIEAGLQVGIAHRHEQFKIDGPKKAAERALTVLQALYELADRPIKPDTVQLMLAGDGAPLREGPDGALVLGTRRSDLKARTPNQSVYLDHIATHDITFGIGPAGTGKTYLAVACAVDALERQSVQRIVLTRPAVEAGERLGFLPGDLTQKVDPYLRPLYDALYDLMGFDRVQKAFERNQLEIAPLAFMRGRTLNHAFIILDEAQNTTPEQMKMFLTRIGFGSKCVVTGDVSQIDLPKGATSGLVDAERVLKRVKGLAFTRFTSADVVRHPLVARIVDAYDAQRRPARAG; encoded by the coding sequence GTGATTCTCCGGCATACCTTCACCCCGCTCAACAACACGCGCCTGGCCAATCTGTGCGGCCCGACCGACGAACACCTGCGCAGTATCGAAGCGGGACTTCAAGTAGGCATCGCGCATCGGCATGAGCAGTTCAAGATCGACGGCCCCAAGAAAGCCGCCGAGCGCGCCCTGACGGTGCTGCAAGCCCTCTACGAACTGGCCGACCGCCCGATCAAGCCCGACACCGTGCAGTTGATGCTGGCCGGCGATGGCGCACCCCTGCGCGAGGGGCCGGACGGCGCCCTGGTGCTGGGCACCCGCCGCAGCGACCTCAAGGCCCGCACGCCCAACCAGAGCGTTTACCTGGACCACATCGCCACGCACGACATCACCTTCGGCATTGGCCCGGCCGGCACCGGCAAGACCTATCTGGCGGTAGCCTGCGCGGTCGATGCGCTGGAGCGGCAAAGCGTGCAGCGCATCGTGCTCACGCGCCCGGCGGTCGAGGCCGGCGAGCGTCTGGGCTTTCTGCCTGGCGATTTGACGCAGAAGGTCGATCCTTATCTGCGCCCGCTGTACGACGCGCTGTACGACCTGATGGGCTTTGACCGCGTGCAAAAGGCTTTCGAGCGCAACCAGCTCGAAATCGCGCCGCTGGCCTTCATGCGTGGGCGCACGCTGAACCACGCCTTCATCATCCTCGACGAAGCGCAAAACACCACGCCCGAGCAGATGAAAATGTTCCTCACCCGCATCGGCTTTGGCAGCAAGTGCGTGGTGACGGGCGATGTGAGCCAGATCGACCTGCCCAAGGGCGCGACCAGCGGCTTGGTGGATGCCGAGCGGGTGCTCAAGCGCGTCAAGGGCCTGGCGTTCACGCGCTTCACCTCGGCCGACGTGGTGCGCCATCCGCTCGTGGCGCGCATCGTTGACGCATACGACGCGCAGCGGCGGCCCGCCCGGGCGGGCTGA